The DNA sequence GTAGTGGGATTGTTAAAACCTCGCGACAGGCTTTCTCGGCGTTAGGAAAATCCCCTTCTTTGTAGCCTAAATACGAGTAACATTTTTGCAGGTGAAGCGGGATTGGGTAGTGAATAGCTGTTTTAATTTCTTTTTCCGCTAAAAACTTTGCGAGCTCGTCTCGTTTTGATGTTGCTAGAACAAAAAGATGGTATACCGGTTCAGAACCTTCTAATACTTTAGGAAATTTAAGATCGCCGACTCCTGTTAGATTTTCTAAATAATATTTGGCTATTTGTTGTCTTCGCTCTGTCCATTTTTTTAGGAACTTGAGTTTAACTTGTAATATTGCTGCCTGCATTTCATCAAGCCGCGAGTTGACGCCTAAAATATCGTGTTGATATTTGGCTGATTGACCACCCTCGCGAAGCATGCGAAGCTTTTTATCAAGATTGGCATCGTTTGTAACTACAGCCCCACCATCACCATAGGCTCCAAGATTTTTTGTGGGATAAAAACTGTAGCAACCCAATTCTCCAAATGTTCCTACAGTTTTGCCCCGATATTTTGCCCCATGAGCTTGAGCACAGTCTTCCACTAGAACCGCCCCTGTTTCCTTACAGTAGTTGACGATGGGGTCCATATCGCAGGGATTTCCGTATAAATGTACTGGTACAACTGCTTTTATTTCGTGAGAAACAAACCTGTTTATTTTTGAACTTTGTCCGCCGATTGGCGGATTGAACTTTAAATTTACATCTATATTGTAAGTCTCATCAATATCACTAAAAACTGGAACCAATCCCGCCATATTA is a window from the Patescibacteria group bacterium genome containing:
- a CDS encoding DegT/DnrJ/EryC1/StrS family aminotransferase; translation: MINWFVDFKKELLEIGSEVNASIKRVLDRGWFVLGSEVTSFEKEFAKYSSSQFAVSCGNGTDAIALALKSLDLPAGSQVLTTPFTATYTSLAINMAGLVPVFSDIDETYNIDVNLKFNPPIGGQSSKINRFVSHEIKAVVPVHLYGNPCDMDPIVNYCKETGAVLVEDCAQAHGAKYRGKTVGTFGELGCYSFYPTKNLGAYGDGGAVVTNDANLDKKLRMLREGGQSAKYQHDILGVNSRLDEMQAAILQVKLKFLKKWTERRQQIAKYYLENLTGVGDLKFPKVLEGSEPVYHLFVLATSKRDELAKFLAEKEIKTAIHYPIPLHLQKCYSYLGYKEGDFPNAEKACREVLTIPLHPYLTDEEASEVVKTIKGFFRT